In Brassica rapa cultivar Chiifu-401-42 chromosome A06, CAAS_Brap_v3.01, whole genome shotgun sequence, a single window of DNA contains:
- the LOC103875052 gene encoding basic leucine zipper 43: protein MQPQTDVFSLQNYLNSSIPSPYPSHFQISSPFPINGQNPNSFYGFQNATNNPQSMSLSSNNSTSDEAEEQQTDKNIINERKQRRMISNRESARRSRMRKQRHLDELWSQVMWLRIENHQLLDKLNNLSESHEKVLQENAQLKEETSELKQVISDMQIQSPFSCFRDDIIPIE from the coding sequence ATGCAGCCGCAAACCGATGTTTTCAGCCTCCAGAACTACCTAAACTCCTCGATCCCATCTCCATATCCTTCCCATTTCCAGATATCATCGCCATTTCCAATCAACGGTCAAAACCCTAACTCCTTCTACGGATTTCAAAATGCTACAAACAATCCACAATCCATGAGCCTAAGCAGCAACAACTCGACATCAGACGAAGCCGAAGAGCAGCAGACGGACAAGAACATAATCAACGAGCGGAAGCAAAGAAGGATGATATCAAACAGAGAATCCGCAAGGAGATCGCGTATGAGGAAGCAGCGACACCTTGACGAGCTTTGGTCTCAGGTGATGTGGTTGAGGATCGAGAATCATCAGTTGCTTGATAAGCTTAACAATCTCTCTGAATCGCACGAGAAAGTTCTTCAAGAGAATGCTCAGCTTAAAGAGGAAACATCTGAGCTTAAGCAAGTCATCAGTGATATGCAAATTCAAAGCCCTTTCTCTTGCTTCAGAGACGATATAATCCCCATTGAATAG
- the LOC103875054 gene encoding E3 ubiquitin-protein ligase AIP2, translated as MAEFHLPSEIDNEAEDFEDNTNFIDEEYLNYLHYMASRSNHGHETFGSYDEIFGRVLGNSSSTRRQETAEELPVVELTAEELIDRGLVVCAICREELTANERLSELPCSHCYHKDCISNWLSNRNTCPLCRHNVRN; from the coding sequence ATGGCAGAGTTTCATCTTCCTTCCGAGATCGACAACGAAGCAGAAGATTTTGAAGACAACACTAATTTCATCGATGAGGAGTACCTCAACTACCTTCATTACATGGCTTCACGGAGCAACCATGGACATGAGACGTTTGGGTCTTACGATGAAATCTTTGGTCGAGTGTTGGGAAATTCGTCTTCTACACGGCGGCAGGAAACGGCGGAGGAACTTCCGGTGGTGGAGTTGACGGCTGAGGAACTGATCGATAGAGGTTTGGTGGTTTGCGCCATCTGTAGAGAGGAGCTTACTGCTAATGAGAGACTCTCTGAGCTTCCGTGTAGCCATTGTTATCACAAAGACTGTATCTCGAACTGGTTGAGTAATCGGAACACTTGTCCTCTTTGCCGTCACAATGTTAGAAACTAG
- the LOC103875056 gene encoding amino acid transporter AVT6A — MTIKDVTPIPKRSSSPSSSDDVAAPLLPKSHGDEVAYDEFNGASFSGAVFNLATTIIGAGIMALPATMKILGLVLGIAMIVVMAFLTDASIEFLLRFSKIKRSRSYGGLMGDSFGKPGRVLLQVAVLVNNIGVLIVYMIIIGDVLAGKTEDGTHHYGVLEGWFGHHWWNGRAAILLITTLGVFAPLACFKRIDSLRFTSALSVALAVVFLVITAGISIMKLISGGVAMPRLLPDVSDLTSFWNLFTVVPVLVTAFICHYNVHSIQNELDDPAQIRPVVRSALMLCSSVYIMTSIFGFLLFGDDTLDDVLANFDTDLGIPLGSVLNDAVRVSYALHLMLVFPIVFYPLRINIDGLLFPSARPLTTSNVRFGCLTAGLISVVFLGANFIPSIWDAFQFTGATAAVCLGFIFPASIILKDRHGRATSRDTTLAVFMIVLAVLSNAIAIYSDAYALFKKNAPRE, encoded by the exons ATGACGATCAAAGACGTTACTCCGATTCCAAAGAGAAGctcttctccttcctcctcAGACGATGTTGCTGCTCCGTTATTGCCCAAATCTCACGGAGACGAAGTTGCTTACGATGAGTTCAACGGAGCTTCGTTCAGCGGCGCGGTTTTCAATCTCGCCACGACTATTATCGGTGCTGGTATCATGGCTTTGCCCGCGACGATGAAGATCCTCGGGCTTGTGCTCGGGATTGCGATGATTGTTGTCATGGCGTTCTTGACCGATGCGTCTATTGAGTTCTTGCTTAGGTTTAGTAAGATTAAGAGGAGCAGGTCTTATGGTGGGCTGATGGGTGATTCTTTTGGGAAGCCTGGGAGGGTTTTGCTTCAGGTTGCTGTGTTGGTTAATAAcattggtgttttgattgtctACATGATCATCATTG gtgATGTGTTGGCTGGAAAGACGGAGGATGGGACTCATCATTATGGTGTGCTTGAAGGATGGTTTGGTCACCATTGGTGGAATGGAAGAGCTGCTATTCTTCTCATTACTACTCTTGGTGTGTTTGCTCCTTTGGCTTGCTTCAAGCGAATTG ATTCTTTGAGATTTACATCTGCTCTATCAGTGGCTCTCGCGGTCGTGTTTCTCGTCATCACAGCGGGGATTTCGATCATGAAGTTGATCAGTGGTGGCGTGGCGATGCCGAGATTGCTACCGGATGTTAGTGACTTAACATCCTTCTGGAATCTCTTCACTGTTGTACCTGTTCTTGTCACCGCGTTCATTTGCCATTACAATG TTCACAGCATACAGAATGAGCTTGACGACCCAGCTCAGATAAGACCAGTAGTCCGATCAGCTCTCATGCTCTGCTCATCAGTGTACATAATGACAAGCATTTTCGGGTTCCTCTTGTTCGGTGACGATACTCTTGATGATGTCCTTGCAAACTTTGACACAGATCTCGGCATCCCTCTTGGTTCTGTCCTTAACGATGCGGTTCGAGTCAGCTATGCGCTTCATCTTATGCTGGTGTTCCCCATTGTTTTCTACCCGTTGAGGATTAACATTGACGGCCTCTTGTTCCCTTCTGCTCGACCATTGACTACCTCGAATGTAAGGTTCGGTTGCCTCACTGCAGGTCTCATCTCTGTAGTCTTCTTGGGAGCAAACTTCATCCCAAGCATTTGGGATGCTTTCCAGTTCACTGGTGCAACTGCTGCTGTTTGTCTCGGCTTTATCTTCCCAGCTTCTATTATACTAAA GGATCGTCATGGCAGAGCAACAAGCAGGGACACGACCTTAGCTGTTTTCATGATTGTTCTTGCGGTGTTGTCCAATGCAATCGCTATTTACAGCGATGCTTATGCGTTGTTCAAGAAGAACGCACCTCGTGAGTAA
- the LOC103875055 gene encoding alpha/beta hydrolase domain-containing protein 17B, translating to MGAVTSSMAAKFAFFPPNPPSYGVEVAEETGKLRLTGVENVKENVEVLKLKTKRGNQVVAAYIKNAKASLTLLYSHGNAADLGQMFELFSELSLHLRVNLIGYDYSGYGRSSGKPSEQNTYHDIEAVYRCLEEQYGVKEQDVILYGQSVGSGPTLELASRLPNLRAVVLHSAIASGIRVMYPVKRTYWFDIYKNIDKISLVKCPVLVVHGTSDDVVNWSHGKQLFDLCKEKYEPLWIKGGNHCDLELYPQYIKHLKKFVSAVEKSPHLPSGTVPQTEKARSSTDVRESSRPSIDQREKSRTSADQREMPKLSTESKDIARASVDKRERTRKSVDGCEKPSNATEQQIQPEKGRKSIDRFGGMIRSVGLCNIDCFKPTATAK from the exons ATGGGGGCGGTGACGTCATCAATGGCTGCAAAGTTTGCGTTTTTCCCGCCAAACCCGCCGTCGTACGGTGTCGAGGTAGCAGAGGAGACTGGGAAGCTGAGGCTAACGGGTGTAGAGAACGTGAAGGAGAACGTAGAAGTGCTGAAGCTCAAGACGAAGAGAGGGAATCAGGTGGTTGCGGCGTATATTAAGAACGCTAAAGCCTCGCTCACGCTTCTGTATTCACACGGCAACGCCGCTGATCTCGGCCAGATGTTCGAGCTCTTCTCCGAGCTCAGCCTCCATCTCCGCGTCAACTTGATTGG GTATGACTATTCAGGTTACGGAAGGTCTTCAGGGAAG CCTAGTGAGCAGAACACGTACCACGATATAGAAGCAGTGTATAGATGCTTGGAAGAGCAGTATGGTGTCAAGGAACAAGATGTTATTTTATATGGACAATCCGTAGGAAGCGGACCGACTTTAGAGTTAGCTTCTCGGTTACCAAACCTCAGAGCTGTTGTTCTCCACAGTGCTATTGCTTCTGGTATTAGAGTCATGTACCCTGTCAAACGAACTTACTGGTTTGACATTTACAAG AACATTGATAAGATATCTCTTGTCAAATGCCCGGTTCTGGTGGTTCAC GGAACATCAGATGATGTAGTTAACTGGTCTCATGGGAAGCAACTATTCGATCTTTGTAAGGAGAAGTATGAACCGCTTTGGATAAAAGGAGGAAATCACTGCGACTTAGAGCTATACCCTCAGTATATAAAGCATCTAAAGAAGTTTGTATCAGCGGTTGAGAAGTCTCCTCATCTTCCAAGCGGAACTGTGCCACAGACAGAGAAGGCGAGGAGCAGTACAGATGTTAGAGAATCTTCAAGGCCAAGCATAGATCAAAGAGAGAAGTCGAGAACGAGTGCGGATCAAAGAGAGATGCCTAAACTGAGTACAGAGAGTAAGGATATAGCGAGAGCGAGTGTTGATAAGAGAGAAAGAACGAGAAAAAGTGTTGATGGGTGTGAGAAACCAAGTAATGCTACAGAACAACAGATACAACCAGAGAAAGGGAGGAAAAGTATTGACAG gTTTGGGGGGATGATAAGATCAGTAGGGTTGTGCAACATAGATTGTTTCAAGCCTACAGCAACAGCTAAATGA
- the LOC103875057 gene encoding root meristem growth factor 4, producing the protein MMRFTTIILSFLIIIQALGEDRILVYAHEGGYAGQKSPDTSILHPKESYDFANISAPRKLMYGRTMRTALARAKKEQVRAINNDEWISKISGGSKHLMMERKVGFHKRSKSSSFKWKPNKKKASGRFVAFCDDYRGPASHPPRHNL; encoded by the exons ATGATGAGATTCACAACCATAATACTATCCTTCCTTATAATCATTCAAGCCCTAGGAGAGGACCGTATCCTAGTCTATGCTCATGAAG GAGGATATGCTGGTCAAAAGAGTCCTGATACATCGATACTACATCCTAAA GAATCGTATGACTTTGCCAACATTTCTGCACCGAGGAAACTAATGTACGGGAGAACAATGAGAACTGCACTGGCTAGAGCCAAAAAAGAGCAAGTGAGGGCGATAAATAATGATGAATGGATTTCGAAAATTTCAGGTGGATCAAAACATTTGATGATGGAGAGAAAAGTAGGGTTTCATAAAAGAAGCAAGAGTTCTTCATTTAAATGGAAACCCAATAAGAAGAAAGCTTCTGGTCGATTTGTAGCTTTCTGTGATGACTATCGTGGACCGGCAAGTCATCCTCCTAGACATAACCTATAA